CGGTGCCGGTTAATGACACGGTAACGATTGAGTTACGGGTTGTCACCCTGCCCGCGACTTTGACTTATGACCGGGGGACACCAACCAACTCAATGTACTGGAATGGTCCAGGTGGATTTGGCAACCGCTTTGTTCCGCCCGTTTACCCCTGCACCTTGACCAGTGCCCGGGTTTATATGTCAGCGACTTCTACGACTCCCTGTGCGATTGGAGTCTATGACGACAACGGATTAGGTGGCAGTCCGGGTGATACGCTTTACATTACCACAGTTCAGGTGAGTACCGAAAACTGGTACACTGTTAACTTCCCGAGCCCGATTGTGATTGAGGATGGTGCCTTCTTTGTTGGTGCTACTTCTGAAGTAAGTGGCTCGCCTTCGTTTGGTATGGATTCGGTGCCGCCGCTCTCCTATCAGGGTTGGGAGTATACTGGTGTTTGGGCTCCCTCGCGGGACGCTTCTGCAAGAGATGTGATGGCGAATGTTACCGTTTCCGGTGCGGTCGGAGTTATGGAACTTACTCCAGAGGTTACGCCGGTACGCCGGGTTCTTGAACTCAGTCCCAATCCGGCATCAGATGCAGTTACGGTTCGGTTTGTTAATCCGGCAGGCGGTAAGCACACGGTCGAAATTTACAATGCGGTTGGTACGGTGGTGCAAAGCGTTGAGGTCGGAGATGAGCGAGTTGTTTTTGATACCAAACAGGTGCCGGCGGGTGTATATTTCGTGCGCGTAAAGAACAGCGACTATTCGGTAGCAAAACTGGTAATCCAGCGGTAAAAGTTTACCCAGTAAATCAGGTTGGGCGGTCCTGCGGGACCGCCCAATCTTTTAATCTTGCTATTTTTCGAGATTGAGATGAAAGCCGGCGTAGCGGTTGATTAGTTGAACAATATGGGGTGGTAGCGTCAGGTTGGTAAGTTGCACCATCGGTGTATGAAGGAGCGTTTTCAAGAGTTCAATTTCCGGGGTGGTCAGTTCAATACCTTCGTTTGGTGATGAGGGTTTATTTGCTTTTTTGATGCAAGCCGGACAGAGCAGTCCACCTCGGCGGAAGATAAACCAAGCAGAAGAGGAGGGAACGGGTTGGTGACAGATGGCACAACGATCAAAGCGGGGGCGGAATCCCAAAAAGGAAGTGGCTTTAAGGATAAAAGACCCAACCAGTCCGCTCAGTTCTCCAGATTCCTGAGGTGCCTGAGCAATCGCGGTCAGTGTGGTTTCAAGCAGGGTGAAGAGTCTTGGTTCAGGGTGGTTATGGAGCAGGGCGTGCAGTAAAAATTGGCAGATGCGGGTGGCGGCGAGAAATCGTTCGTAGTTACCGGTAAGCGCCGGGTAACGGGTGATAAGTTCGGCGTCACTTAGGGTGGCGAGTTCGCTCGTTTTTGAGAGATAGATGGTGATTTCGGAACGGGCGAAAAGGTCAAGTGCGGCACCGAGCCGACTTTTTGGTCTCC
This genomic window from candidate division WOR-3 bacterium contains:
- the recO gene encoding DNA repair protein RecO, with product MRRIVKTSAICLRVRNWRESSRIVSLLTPDIGLVTAIARGARRPKSRLGAALDLFARSEITIYLSKTSELATLSDAELITRYPALTGNYERFLAATRICQFLLHALLHNHPEPRLFTLLETTLTAIAQAPQESGELSGLVGSFILKATSFLGFRPRFDRCAICHQPVPSSSAWFIFRRGGLLCPACIKKANKPSSPNEGIELTTPEIELLKTLLHTPMVQLTNLTLPPHIVQLINRYAGFHLNLEK